A single region of the Thermodesulfatator indicus DSM 15286 genome encodes:
- a CDS encoding chloride channel protein translates to MERRRLWLLFDAFFLGIVGAIAAYIFAHLVNLSQEFFLHNLAKYKPPGLPSEGGSLKEWIGPYGLLLIPVVTTLGGLLSGLIVYFFAPEARGHGTDAAIRAFHFKEGRVPHHVPFVKMVASAITLGSGGSAGREGPTAQIGSGIGAIYAHLTKRSPYERRLLLLMGMAAGLSAIFRSPIGCAFFAIEVLYSQIEFESRALLYCIIASVVAYAFSGFFMGWEPLFILPHHIGITQTHEYLFFAVLGIFSGIMGALLPNIFGFIHSYFEKMPGPFFVKPAIGGLLLGLFALFLPQILGIGYGWVQMAINGQLTGDLMLLLAFAKALAFSLTVGSGGSGGDFAPSLYVGGMLGGFVASLFGQDPAAYVVVGMASVFGAAARAPIANSLIVVEITGGFELLPAAALSVMLAYLIQTWLTRFLPYKSLYESQVPSPVHSPAHRGEFFTDILTGIKVKDIFNPHKVWATIPEDMTFRQFLEFFGRSEQHYFPVVDREGNLVGIFSINDIRPFLFNEELKDILLIKDIARKDVITTHPSEDINTVLKKFTLRNIDQLPVVADDDPKKFLGMISRREVIAFYNKRLEELKKQAEET, encoded by the coding sequence TTGGAAAGACGCCGTTTATGGCTTTTATTTGACGCTTTCTTTTTAGGAATTGTGGGGGCTATAGCGGCCTATATTTTTGCCCATCTGGTTAACCTTTCTCAAGAATTTTTCTTACATAATTTAGCCAAATATAAACCCCCAGGGCTTCCCTCTGAAGGGGGGTCCTTAAAAGAATGGATAGGTCCCTATGGTTTACTGCTTATCCCGGTAGTTACTACTCTTGGAGGCCTTCTTTCCGGTCTTATTGTCTATTTTTTTGCTCCCGAGGCTCGTGGTCACGGGACAGATGCTGCCATTAGAGCTTTTCATTTTAAAGAAGGACGTGTTCCTCACCATGTCCCTTTTGTTAAGATGGTTGCTTCGGCTATTACTTTGGGTTCAGGTGGTTCGGCGGGTCGTGAAGGGCCTACGGCTCAAATTGGTTCAGGTATTGGAGCCATTTATGCCCACCTTACCAAGCGTTCTCCTTACGAGAGACGCCTTCTTCTTCTGATGGGTATGGCGGCCGGGCTTTCGGCTATTTTCCGTTCACCCATAGGCTGCGCCTTCTTTGCTATTGAAGTTCTTTATAGCCAGATTGAATTTGAATCCAGGGCCTTGCTTTATTGTATTATTGCTTCAGTAGTGGCTTATGCCTTCTCGGGCTTTTTTATGGGCTGGGAGCCTTTATTTATTCTTCCTCACCACATTGGTATTACCCAAACCCATGAGTATTTATTTTTTGCGGTATTGGGAATTTTTAGCGGCATTATGGGGGCTTTGCTTCCTAATATCTTTGGCTTTATTCATTCCTATTTTGAAAAGATGCCAGGCCCATTTTTTGTAAAGCCAGCCATAGGAGGCTTGCTTCTAGGTCTTTTTGCCCTTTTTCTTCCTCAAATATTGGGGATTGGTTACGGCTGGGTGCAAATGGCTATTAATGGCCAGCTTACAGGGGACTTGATGCTTCTGCTGGCCTTTGCTAAAGCCCTTGCCTTTTCTTTAACAGTTGGTTCTGGCGGTTCAGGCGGGGATTTTGCTCCGAGCCTCTATGTAGGAGGAATGCTAGGTGGTTTTGTGGCTAGCCTTTTTGGTCAAGATCCAGCGGCCTATGTAGTGGTGGGGATGGCTTCGGTTTTTGGCGCTGCTGCGAGAGCGCCTATTGCCAATAGTTTGATTGTGGTGGAAATTACTGGAGGTTTCGAGCTTCTGCCGGCTGCCGCTCTTTCGGTTATGCTAGCTTATCTTATTCAAACGTGGCTCACTAGATTTTTACCTTATAAAAGCCTTTATGAATCTCAAGTTCCTTCGCCGGTTCATTCTCCAGCACATCGAGGTGAATTTTTTACCGATATTCTTACAGGCATAAAGGTAAAAGACATTTTTAACCCCCATAAAGTCTGGGCCACCATCCCTGAAGACATGACTTTTAGGCAATTTTTAGAGTTTTTCGGGCGCTCTGAGCAACATTATTTTCCGGTGGTGGATAGAGAAGGAAATCTGGTAGGTATTTTTTCCATAAACGATATCAGGCCTTTCCTTTTCAATGAGGAATTAAAAGATATTCTTTTAATCAAAGATATTGCGAGAAAAGATGTGATTACCACTCATCCTTCAGAGGACATCAACACAGTTTTAAAGAAATTTACTTTGAGAAACATTGACCAATTACCAGTGGTGGCCGATGATGACCCTAAAAAGTTTTTAGGGATGATAAGCCGACGAGAAGTAATAGCGTTTTACAACAAGCGCCTGGAGGAACTTAAAAAACAGGCAGAAGAGACCTAG
- a CDS encoding chloride channel protein yields MNRKHTRLFIDALLLGLVGFLAAQVFTFMVNYVHHLFLETFVGYEPGKPLSEAARFLIPVSTTLGGLLSGLIVYTLAPEAEGHGTDAAIKAYHFEDGYIRPRVPFVKMLASAITIGSGGSAGREGPVVQISAGIGSIYASLTNRSVTERRLLILIGMAAGLGAVFRSPIGAAMFAIGVLYSEMDIESRAVLFCLLASVTGYVLNGVFVSWEPLFKVHQIPVTQWNQYLFFVSLGICAGLVAVILPEVFYRLRDLFRSFKIPQVLKPALGGLGVGLLAIYFPQILGGGYPWIQSALDGTLPFHLMMILIFLKIIALGLTVGSGGSGGVFAPSLFVGAMLGGVLAHFFNQPPGAFVVLGMLSVFGAAARVPLAALFMVIEMTGAFHLLGAAALSVVLSYFVQKFLSDAFKYQSLYEWQVPTKFESPAHKGEFFLDVLMGIKVKDVFDPSQKKWLVLPEDMSFKDFVKFFYETEQHYFPVVNKDGKLSGIFSINDIREILKQPDVWDLLKIRDVARKDMITTNPSEDIHSVFRKFTIRNIDTLPVVAEDDPGKFLGMLSRREVISFYNQRLEELENQKTSLRV; encoded by the coding sequence GTGAATAGGAAACATACCCGCCTATTTATTGATGCTCTTTTGTTGGGGCTTGTAGGCTTTTTGGCCGCTCAAGTTTTCACCTTTATGGTAAATTATGTTCATCATCTGTTTTTAGAAACTTTCGTAGGGTATGAGCCGGGCAAACCTTTATCTGAAGCGGCTCGTTTTTTAATTCCCGTAAGCACTACCTTGGGTGGTTTATTATCTGGTCTAATCGTTTATACCCTGGCCCCGGAGGCGGAGGGCCACGGTACAGATGCGGCTATCAAGGCCTACCATTTTGAAGATGGCTATATTAGGCCGCGGGTTCCCTTTGTAAAGATGTTGGCTTCGGCTATAACCATCGGTTCAGGAGGTTCAGCGGGCAGAGAAGGCCCGGTAGTTCAGATTAGCGCTGGTATTGGCTCTATTTATGCCTCTCTTACTAATAGATCTGTAACTGAAAGACGACTCTTGATTCTCATCGGTATGGCTGCTGGATTGGGAGCAGTTTTTCGTTCTCCAATTGGAGCAGCTATGTTCGCTATAGGTGTACTTTACAGCGAAATGGACATTGAAAGCCGAGCTGTTTTGTTTTGCCTGTTGGCCTCGGTTACTGGTTATGTACTAAATGGTGTTTTTGTAAGCTGGGAACCTCTTTTTAAAGTACACCAAATTCCTGTAACCCAGTGGAATCAATATCTTTTTTTCGTCAGTCTTGGAATTTGTGCAGGTTTGGTGGCTGTTATATTACCCGAAGTTTTTTATCGTTTAAGAGATCTTTTTAGGTCTTTTAAAATTCCTCAAGTTTTGAAACCCGCTTTAGGTGGTCTAGGGGTAGGGCTTTTGGCTATTTATTTTCCCCAGATTTTGGGTGGAGGATATCCTTGGATTCAAAGTGCCCTTGATGGGACACTTCCCTTTCATTTAATGATGATACTCATTTTTCTCAAGATAATCGCTCTTGGTCTAACGGTTGGTTCTGGAGGCTCAGGTGGAGTTTTTGCTCCCAGTTTATTTGTAGGGGCTATGCTAGGTGGCGTGCTGGCCCACTTTTTTAATCAGCCACCAGGGGCATTTGTTGTACTGGGAATGCTTTCTGTTTTTGGGGCAGCGGCCCGGGTGCCTTTAGCTGCTCTTTTTATGGTTATTGAGATGACAGGGGCTTTTCACTTATTAGGAGCAGCGGCTCTTTCTGTAGTCCTTTCCTATTTTGTCCAGAAATTTTTATCTGATGCTTTTAAATATCAGAGTCTTTATGAGTGGCAGGTTCCCACCAAATTTGAATCTCCAGCTCACAAGGGGGAATTTTTCTTAGATGTTTTAATGGGTATCAAAGTTAAAGATGTTTTTGATCCTTCGCAAAAAAAATGGCTGGTGTTACCTGAAGATATGTCTTTTAAAGATTTTGTTAAGTTTTTTTACGAAACAGAACAACATTATTTTCCAGTGGTAAATAAAGACGGAAAACTTTCGGGAATTTTTTCTATAAACGATATTCGAGAAATTTTAAAACAACCAGACGTATGGGACCTACTTAAAATTAGAGATGTTGCTCGCAAAGATATGATTACTACTAATCCTTCCGAGGACATTCACTCTGTTTTTCGAAAGTTTACCATCAGAAATATAGATACCCTTCCTGTGGTGGCTGAAGACGACCCCGGAAAATTTTTGGGTATGCTTAGCCGTCGTGAAGTAATATCTTTCTATAATCAACGCCTTGAAGAACTTGAAAACCAGAAAACCAGTCTTAGAGTATAG
- a CDS encoding PhoH family protein: MKAMKEKMATPEVITLQRTFEDNALARWLYGEKGSHLKTIERAFNVHIQVRGNEMHITGERLDTELADRTCEQLYGLLKAGYTLYPSDVEYATRIISQNPLANLKDIFLETVFVSSGRKVITPKTLNQKVYIDAIRNHDIVFGVGPAGTGKTYLAMAMAISYFMRGDIQRIVLVRPAVEAGEKLGFLPGDMIEKVNPYLRPLYDALYDMLPYDKASRLIQKGVIEVAPLAFMRGRTLNEAFIILDEAQNTTSEQMKMFLTRLGFSSRAVITGDITQIDLPDARKSGLVEAVELLQGIEGIAFVFFDKQDVVRHPLVQRIIEAYDQKARKKGFTQ, encoded by the coding sequence ATGAAAGCTATGAAAGAAAAAATGGCAACACCAGAAGTAATTACTTTACAACGCACTTTTGAAGACAACGCTTTAGCCCGTTGGCTTTACGGTGAAAAAGGTTCTCACCTTAAAACTATTGAACGGGCCTTTAACGTGCACATTCAGGTGCGCGGAAATGAGATGCATATTACCGGGGAGCGTTTGGATACTGAACTTGCCGACCGCACCTGTGAGCAACTCTATGGCTTGCTTAAAGCCGGCTATACTCTTTATCCGAGCGATGTTGAGTATGCTACTCGTATTATCAGCCAAAATCCCCTGGCCAACTTAAAAGATATTTTTCTGGAAACGGTTTTTGTAAGTTCGGGACGCAAGGTCATCACTCCCAAGACCTTGAACCAAAAAGTCTATATTGATGCCATAAGGAACCACGATATCGTTTTTGGGGTTGGCCCGGCAGGAACTGGAAAGACTTATCTGGCCATGGCTATGGCTATTTCTTACTTTATGCGAGGAGATATACAACGTATTGTCTTGGTGCGTCCGGCGGTAGAAGCTGGTGAAAAACTCGGTTTTTTGCCTGGAGACATGATAGAAAAAGTAAACCCTTATTTGCGGCCGCTTTACGATGCCCTTTATGACATGCTTCCTTATGATAAGGCCTCGCGCCTTATACAAAAAGGAGTTATAGAAGTTGCCCCTTTGGCCTTTATGCGAGGCCGCACCTTAAATGAGGCTTTTATAATTCTCGATGAGGCCCAGAATACTACTTCTGAACAAATGAAAATGTTCCTTACCCGCTTAGGCTTTAGCTCTCGGGCAGTGATTACCGGAGATATTACCCAGATAGACCTTCCTGATGCCCGTAAAAGTGGCTTGGTGGAGGCGGTAGAACTTCTGCAAGGTATTGAAGGCATAGCTTTTGTGTTCTTTGATAAGCAAGACGTAGTGCGCCACCCTCTGGTGCAACGTATTATCGAAGCGTATGACCAGAAGGCCCGCAAGAAAGGATTTACTCAATGA
- a CDS encoding molybdopterin-binding protein: MKTRKVPVEEAVGMVIPHDLTEILPGKSKKPAFKKGHVIREEDILRLKRMGKDHIYVLELEPDEVHEDEAALRLAQAVAGEGIEYDPHIKEGKVVLRAAYKGLLKVDTEALYQLNMLGEIILSTKHSNFMVREGEAVAAGRAIPLVVKEGLLQEVEKICSGRKVVSVKRPVMKKVGLVITGNEVYYGRVEDAFFPALAPKLKSYDLEISGPRFCPDNSEVITRAISEAISGGADMVLITGGMSVDPDDVTPKAIADVGVDSLVYGSPVLPGSMFLVAYKGDIPILGIPACGMYFRVTVLDLVLPRIICGEKLGREDIAKLGHGGFCLGCKECHYPVCPFGRGGL; encoded by the coding sequence ATGAAAACTAGAAAGGTTCCTGTGGAAGAGGCCGTGGGGATGGTCATTCCCCACGACCTTACGGAAATCCTTCCAGGCAAATCTAAAAAACCCGCTTTTAAAAAAGGACATGTTATTAGGGAAGAAGATATCTTGCGCTTAAAGCGTATGGGCAAAGATCACATTTACGTTCTCGAGCTTGAGCCTGATGAAGTTCACGAAGACGAAGCCGCTTTACGATTAGCTCAGGCTGTGGCGGGAGAGGGTATCGAATATGACCCACATATAAAAGAAGGAAAAGTAGTTCTTCGGGCTGCTTATAAAGGACTTTTAAAGGTCGATACCGAGGCCCTTTATCAGTTGAATATGCTTGGTGAAATCATACTTTCTACCAAACACTCTAATTTTATGGTGAGAGAAGGAGAAGCAGTGGCAGCAGGGCGGGCTATTCCTCTGGTAGTTAAGGAAGGCCTTTTGCAAGAGGTAGAAAAAATTTGTTCTGGAAGAAAAGTAGTTTCCGTAAAAAGGCCTGTTATGAAGAAAGTAGGCCTGGTGATTACGGGAAACGAAGTTTATTACGGGCGGGTGGAAGATGCTTTTTTTCCGGCCTTGGCCCCGAAACTTAAAAGCTATGACTTGGAAATTAGCGGCCCTCGTTTTTGCCCTGATAATAGCGAAGTTATTACCAGGGCCATCTCAGAAGCTATTTCTGGTGGGGCAGATATGGTTCTGATAACCGGGGGCATGTCCGTTGACCCTGATGATGTTACCCCCAAGGCTATTGCTGATGTCGGGGTGGATTCTTTAGTTTACGGAAGTCCGGTCTTGCCAGGCTCTATGTTTCTTGTAGCCTATAAAGGAGATATCCCTATCCTTGGAATTCCGGCCTGTGGGATGTATTTTAGAGTAACAGTGCTTGATTTAGTGTTACCTAGAATAATTTGTGGGGAAAAGTTAGGGCGAGAAGATATAGCCAAGCTGGGTCATGGTGGTTTTTGTTTGGGATGTAAGGAGTGTCATTACCCGGTTTGTCCTTTTGGGCGAGGCGGACTTTAG
- a CDS encoding YggT family protein encodes MFVLAHFLQALATVLNIALNIYMWIIIIRALLSWVNPDPYNPIVRFLYGITEPVLSRIRRVVPPMGGIDLSPLVAILIIIFLQQFLVPVLYDLSYSLR; translated from the coding sequence ATGTTTGTCTTAGCACATTTTTTACAAGCGTTGGCTACGGTTCTTAATATAGCTCTTAACATTTACATGTGGATTATAATCATCAGGGCTTTGCTATCCTGGGTAAACCCTGATCCATATAACCCCATCGTAAGATTTCTTTACGGAATTACTGAACCCGTGCTTTCGCGTATTAGGAGAGTGGTGCCGCCCATGGGGGGTATAGATCTTTCACCGTTGGTAGCTATATTGATAATAATCTTTTTGCAACAATTTTTAGTTCCGGTACTTTATGACCTTTCTTATTCTTTGAGGTGA
- a CDS encoding DivIVA domain-containing protein — protein sequence MSLTPLDIQEKSFSSSLFGYNKGEVDEFLEEIAEAFKELQRENNSLKDKVAKLEKEVEELKREEKLIKEALLKAETLAESIKREAEAEAKAFMLEAREEADRIIKEAKDKRDEILFEIETLKNEREKILIEFKTFLKTWEEYLERAFKE from the coding sequence ATGAGTCTTACGCCCCTTGATATTCAGGAAAAGAGTTTTTCAAGTTCACTTTTTGGCTATAACAAAGGCGAAGTAGATGAATTTCTTGAAGAAATAGCCGAAGCCTTTAAAGAACTCCAGCGCGAAAACAATTCTTTAAAAGATAAAGTGGCTAAACTGGAAAAAGAGGTGGAAGAACTCAAGCGCGAAGAAAAGCTTATTAAAGAAGCCTTGCTTAAGGCAGAAACCCTGGCGGAAAGCATCAAAAGAGAAGCTGAGGCTGAGGCCAAGGCCTTTATGCTTGAAGCCCGTGAAGAGGCTGATCGTATCATAAAAGAGGCCAAAGATAAACGAGATGAAATCCTTTTTGAAATAGAAACCCTTAAAAATGAAAGAGAAAAAATACTCATTGAGTTCAAGACCTTTCTTAAAACCTGGGAAGAGTACTTAGAACGCGCCTTTAAAGAATAA
- a CDS encoding DUF167 domain-containing protein, with product MLEKYEKGFLLSIYLQPKAKKEEIVGFYQEALKIKVKSPPVDGKANEALISFLAKKLGLSKKNLKLLAGFTSKHKKVYIEGLEEKEIKKRLGIVNDAIK from the coding sequence ATGCTTGAAAAGTACGAAAAGGGCTTTTTGCTTTCGATATATCTCCAGCCCAAAGCTAAAAAAGAAGAAATAGTAGGGTTTTATCAAGAAGCTCTTAAAATCAAAGTCAAATCTCCCCCTGTTGACGGAAAAGCTAATGAGGCTTTAATATCTTTTCTGGCCAAAAAGTTAGGGCTGTCTAAGAAAAATCTAAAGTTGTTGGCAGGTTTTACTTCAAAGCATAAAAAGGTTTACATTGAAGGCCTTGAAGAAAAAGAAATTAAAAAACGATTAGGTATTGTTAATGATGCTATTAAATAG
- a CDS encoding HAD family hydrolase encodes METLKDKEAILFDMDGVVLDSMPWHVRAWQEAFREFGLNVPEEALYLHEGAIEAETSRKIFEDQGVSPTRELFEAVLRRQRELFKKKYQAFVKPFPEIPDLLSDLRREGRKLALVTSSHHEILKEILPEKLMKLFHFILTGDKVRRRKPHPEPYLLARKAVGVKAEEASAVENAPAGIKSAKGAGLLCVALTTTLPPEHLREADIILDSHQELFKLVRNGKE; translated from the coding sequence ATGGAAACTCTAAAAGATAAAGAAGCCATTTTGTTTGACATGGACGGAGTAGTTCTTGACAGTATGCCCTGGCACGTGCGGGCCTGGCAGGAGGCTTTCCGGGAGTTTGGTTTAAATGTGCCTGAAGAGGCCCTTTATCTTCATGAGGGGGCTATTGAAGCGGAAACTTCTCGGAAAATTTTTGAGGATCAAGGAGTTTCTCCTACGAGAGAGCTTTTTGAAGCCGTTTTAAGACGCCAGCGAGAACTTTTTAAAAAGAAATACCAAGCTTTTGTTAAGCCTTTTCCCGAGATTCCTGATCTTTTATCTGACTTGAGGCGAGAGGGGAGAAAACTTGCTCTTGTGACTAGCTCCCACCACGAAATCTTAAAAGAAATTTTGCCTGAAAAGCTTATGAAGCTTTTCCATTTTATTCTTACGGGAGATAAAGTTAGACGTCGCAAACCCCATCCGGAGCCTTATCTACTGGCGCGAAAGGCCGTGGGAGTTAAGGCTGAAGAAGCCTCCGCCGTGGAAAACGCTCCTGCTGGCATCAAAAGTGCTAAAGGGGCCGGGCTTCTGTGTGTGGCTTTAACTACCACTTTACCTCCCGAACACCTCCGTGAAGCTGATATTATTCTTGATTCGCACCAAGAGCTTTTTAAGCTGGTAAGGAACGGAAAGGAATAA
- a CDS encoding NOL1/NOP2/sun family putative RNA methylase, whose translation MLKLSEAPAYFERYKDIIPDFERFLEHLKEPLPLYFRLNELKCPEPEMALKGLARQGVQTEPVPGLPQFYKVEPRDFPLGNTEEYYLGYIYPMTISSALPVIALEPEPGEYILDMCAAPGSKTTQIAQAAKDKAVIVANDRRLDRLTALVANLKRLGVASAMTTLYRGEVFPFGVPFDKVLVDAPCSGEGRYRQGYEGELLYQKEGHTNLPAIQKGLLVRAFDLVKVGGVVVYSTCTFNPEENELVVDYLLRKRQAEILPCEYPLPCHPGITEWEGKILHPGLANAARFYPHETQSVGFFVAKIKRLM comes from the coding sequence ATGCTAAAGCTTTCAGAGGCTCCAGCCTATTTTGAACGTTATAAGGACATAATTCCTGATTTTGAAAGATTTTTAGAGCATTTAAAAGAACCTTTGCCCCTTTATTTCCGTTTAAACGAACTCAAATGCCCCGAGCCTGAAATGGCGTTAAAAGGCCTGGCCCGCCAGGGAGTCCAAACTGAGCCCGTGCCAGGGTTACCTCAATTTTATAAGGTAGAGCCTCGTGATTTTCCTCTGGGCAATACAGAAGAGTATTACCTTGGCTACATTTATCCTATGACTATTAGCAGTGCTTTGCCGGTAATCGCCCTTGAGCCTGAACCCGGTGAATATATACTGGATATGTGTGCGGCTCCAGGGAGCAAGACCACGCAGATAGCTCAGGCGGCTAAAGATAAAGCGGTAATTGTCGCCAATGACCGTCGCCTGGATCGACTTACGGCCCTGGTGGCTAATCTAAAGCGCTTGGGTGTGGCTTCGGCCATGACCACTTTGTATCGAGGAGAGGTTTTTCCTTTTGGAGTTCCTTTTGATAAAGTGCTGGTAGATGCCCCTTGCTCAGGGGAAGGCCGTTACCGCCAGGGTTATGAAGGCGAACTCCTTTACCAGAAAGAAGGCCATACAAATCTTCCCGCTATTCAAAAAGGGCTACTGGTCAGGGCCTTTGACCTGGTAAAAGTAGGCGGAGTGGTGGTTTATTCTACCTGCACTTTTAATCCCGAAGAAAATGAACTGGTGGTGGATTATCTTTTGCGTAAAAGGCAGGCCGAGATTCTGCCCTGTGAATATCCTTTGCCCTGTCACCCAGGGATAACCGAATGGGAAGGAAAAATACTTCATCCCGGGCTTGCTAACGCGGCGAGATTTTACCCGCATGAAACGCAATCAGTGGGTTTTTTTGTAGCCAAGATAAAGAGGTTGATGTAA
- a CDS encoding Coenzyme F420 hydrogenase/dehydrogenase, beta subunit C-terminal domain, which yields MKTFANLQEEVIQKGLCHRCGGCVSVCTAINYGALGFNEEGYPQYKDVEKCIECGVCYMVCPEAAYEEEAFMKAIGWEPPIGPVLAVKVGRAISPEIRQRATDGGVVTALLVHLFKRGMIDGAVVAKRISPFKVVPSLVTSAEEVIEAAGFYHDVSAGVQDWSEKYSTFAPSFEEMRPAMVEKLKRVAIVGTPCQIHTLRKMQFFKVAPSETFYMLLGLFCSGHFNFDEAGRKKLEEIGGFKWDDIAKINIKDALIITLQNGEVKRIPLDEVEDLKRPACKFCEDYAAEFADISFGGIGAPDGWTSVIIRTPKARGAFADARRKTIEEFPLEEDPKLTEKVLETVKKATEIKKEKAKENKKKYLNNG from the coding sequence ATGAAAACTTTTGCGAATCTTCAGGAAGAAGTAATACAAAAGGGCTTATGTCACAGGTGTGGTGGTTGTGTATCTGTTTGTACCGCCATTAACTATGGCGCTTTAGGTTTTAATGAAGAAGGTTATCCTCAATACAAAGATGTAGAAAAGTGTATTGAATGTGGTGTTTGTTACATGGTGTGCCCTGAGGCGGCCTATGAGGAAGAGGCCTTTATGAAAGCTATTGGCTGGGAGCCGCCGATTGGGCCGGTCTTAGCTGTTAAAGTTGGCCGTGCTATTAGTCCGGAAATTCGCCAGAGGGCTACAGATGGCGGAGTGGTTACCGCTCTTTTGGTCCATCTCTTCAAAAGAGGCATGATTGACGGGGCTGTTGTGGCCAAACGAATCAGTCCTTTTAAAGTAGTTCCTTCTTTGGTTACTTCAGCCGAAGAGGTGATTGAAGCGGCTGGATTTTATCATGACGTTTCTGCTGGTGTTCAGGATTGGAGTGAAAAATATAGTACTTTTGCTCCTTCTTTTGAGGAAATGCGGCCGGCTATGGTAGAAAAGCTTAAACGGGTAGCCATTGTAGGAACTCCTTGTCAAATTCATACCTTACGTAAGATGCAGTTTTTTAAGGTAGCTCCTTCAGAGACTTTTTATATGCTTTTAGGCCTTTTCTGTTCTGGGCATTTCAATTTTGACGAAGCTGGTCGTAAGAAGCTTGAAGAGATAGGTGGATTCAAGTGGGATGACATTGCCAAAATTAATATTAAAGACGCTTTGATTATTACACTCCAAAATGGAGAAGTGAAACGTATTCCTCTTGATGAAGTGGAAGACCTTAAAAGACCAGCCTGTAAATTCTGTGAAGATTATGCGGCGGAATTTGCAGATATTTCTTTTGGTGGTATAGGAGCCCCTGATGGCTGGACTTCAGTTATTATTAGAACACCAAAGGCAAGGGGCGCTTTTGCTGATGCACGCCGTAAAACCATAGAAGAATTCCCATTGGAAGAAGATCCTAAACTTACCGAGAAAGTTCTAGAAACAGTCAAAAAAGCCACTGAAATCAAAAAAGAAAAAGCCAAAGAAAACAAGAAAAAATATTTAAATAACGGATAA